A region from the Saccharomonospora azurea NA-128 genome encodes:
- a CDS encoding GNAT family N-acetyltransferase: protein MPRRVVGVTLDNLEQLPRRCRRCVYWEVPPHLREQVEQFGETEVEKEAWVSSVLLEWGSCGRIVYSGEIPVGFVLYAPPNAVPRAAAFPTSPPSADAVLLTAFHVLPEFRGSGLGRALVQAVVADLTGRGVRAIEAFGDATEEESGDEHVCVVPAGFLRSVGFKTVRPHPRWPRLRMELRAGISWKADVEAALERLLGQVSVTTAESSAVRA from the coding sequence GTGCCGCGACGGGTCGTGGGCGTCACGCTGGACAACCTGGAGCAGCTTCCACGCCGGTGCAGGCGCTGCGTGTACTGGGAGGTCCCTCCGCACCTGAGGGAACAGGTGGAGCAGTTCGGCGAGACCGAGGTCGAGAAGGAGGCCTGGGTGTCGTCGGTGCTGCTCGAATGGGGTTCGTGCGGCCGGATCGTCTACAGCGGCGAGATCCCGGTGGGTTTCGTGCTCTACGCCCCGCCGAACGCCGTCCCGCGTGCCGCGGCCTTCCCGACGTCACCGCCGAGTGCCGACGCCGTGCTGCTCACCGCGTTCCACGTGCTGCCCGAGTTCCGCGGGAGCGGTCTCGGGCGGGCGCTCGTGCAGGCGGTGGTCGCCGACCTGACGGGCCGTGGGGTGCGGGCGATCGAGGCGTTCGGGGACGCGACCGAGGAGGAGTCCGGCGACGAGCACGTGTGCGTGGTGCCCGCCGGTTTCCTGCGCAGCGTGGGATTCAAGACCGTGCGCCCCCATCCGCGCTGGCCGAGGTTGCGGATGGAGCTGCGGGCGGGCATCTCCTGGAAGGCGGACGTCGAGGCCGCGTTGGAGCGGTTGCTGGGACAGGTGAGCGTCACCACAGCCGAGTCCAGCGCCGTCCGCGCTTAG
- a CDS encoding D-alanine--D-alanine ligase family protein yields the protein MAEGTVAVLAGGLSHERDVSLRSGRRLSVALRDQGLTVHEWDTDSGLLERLQNDRPDAAVVALHGGAGENGSVQTILEMLGVPFVGTSSQGCRKAWDKPIAKALVESAGFSTPPWVSLPHSTFRELGAQPVLDAMVERLGLPLLLKPDQGGSALGAQVVRDAADLPAAMVGCFAYGDTVLAERFVDGVEVAVAVVERDGGPEALPPVEIVPEGGVYDYTARYTAGLTDFFAPARLSDESRDAVQELAVRAHSLLGLRDISRTDAIVAEDGTVHFLEVNSSPGLTETSTVPMAFEAAGTSLGAVFTDLVRRAVQRGS from the coding sequence TTGGCCGAGGGTACTGTCGCCGTTCTCGCAGGCGGGCTGTCACACGAGCGAGACGTCTCTCTGCGGTCGGGCCGCAGGCTGTCCGTCGCGTTGCGGGACCAGGGCCTGACGGTGCACGAGTGGGACACCGACTCCGGACTGCTCGAACGGCTGCAGAACGACCGCCCGGACGCCGCCGTCGTCGCCCTGCACGGCGGCGCGGGGGAGAACGGATCGGTGCAGACCATCCTCGAAATGCTCGGTGTGCCGTTCGTGGGGACGAGTTCTCAGGGCTGTCGCAAGGCCTGGGACAAGCCGATCGCGAAGGCGCTCGTGGAGAGCGCCGGCTTCAGCACGCCCCCGTGGGTGTCGTTGCCGCACAGCACGTTCCGCGAACTGGGCGCGCAACCGGTACTCGATGCGATGGTGGAACGACTCGGGCTTCCGCTGCTCCTCAAGCCCGATCAGGGTGGTTCGGCACTGGGCGCCCAGGTCGTGCGCGACGCCGCCGACCTGCCCGCCGCGATGGTGGGGTGCTTCGCCTACGGCGACACCGTGCTCGCCGAGCGTTTCGTCGACGGTGTCGAGGTCGCGGTGGCGGTGGTCGAGCGCGACGGCGGCCCGGAGGCGCTGCCGCCGGTGGAGATCGTTCCGGAGGGCGGCGTCTACGACTACACGGCGCGCTACACGGCGGGGCTCACCGACTTCTTCGCGCCGGCGCGGTTGTCCGACGAGTCGCGGGACGCCGTGCAGGAGCTCGCCGTGCGTGCACACTCGCTGCTGGGACTGCGCGACATCTCCCGCACCGACGCGATCGTCGCGGAGGACGGCACCGTGCACTTCCTCGAAGTGAACTCGTCGCCCGGACTCACGGAGACGTCCACGGTGCCGATGGCGTTCGAAGCCGCCGGGACGTCGCTCGGCGCGGTGTTCACCGACCTCGTGCGGAGGGCTGTCCAGCGGGGCAGTTGA
- a CDS encoding aminotransferase-like domain-containing protein translates to MTSSQPPQSARPGSTPSRQNLDPHLDRYAARTAGMTASEIRALFAVASRPEVVSLAGGMPNLAALPLDSLSTQMAEVVAEDGLVALQYGSAQGVPTLREQICDVMAMEGISAHPDDVVVTVGSQMGLDMVTRLFCDPGDVVIAEGPSYVGALGSFAAYQANVVHVAMDDDGLVPDNLREALAAAKQRGQRVKCLYTIPNFHNPAGVTLAVDRRAEIVEICAEHDVLIIEDNPYGLLGFDGQTYPSLRSMAPENVVYLGSFSKTFASGLRVGWVLAPHAVREKLVLAAESATLCPPTLNQLVVSKYLETHDWKGQIKTFRENYRERRDAMLSALEQHLPAGCTWTQPEGGFYVWVTVPEGVDTKAMLPRAVTARVAYASGTGFYADGLGSRQMRLSYCYPTPERIREGVRRLAGVLESEMELMRTFGSVTTRTVSGPQFPGPDTA, encoded by the coding sequence ATGACTTCCTCCCAGCCGCCGCAGTCGGCGCGGCCGGGCTCCACGCCCAGCCGGCAGAACCTCGATCCGCACCTCGACCGGTACGCCGCGCGCACCGCGGGCATGACGGCGTCCGAGATCCGAGCGCTCTTCGCGGTGGCCAGTCGTCCCGAGGTCGTCTCCCTGGCGGGCGGAATGCCCAACCTGGCCGCCCTGCCGCTCGACTCGCTCTCGACGCAGATGGCGGAGGTCGTCGCCGAGGACGGGCTCGTCGCACTGCAGTACGGCTCCGCGCAGGGCGTGCCGACGCTGCGCGAGCAGATCTGTGACGTCATGGCCATGGAGGGCATCAGTGCCCACCCCGACGACGTCGTGGTGACCGTCGGTTCGCAGATGGGTCTGGACATGGTCACCCGGCTGTTCTGCGACCCCGGTGACGTCGTCATCGCCGAGGGTCCGTCGTACGTCGGCGCGCTCGGCTCCTTCGCCGCCTACCAGGCGAACGTCGTGCACGTCGCCATGGACGACGACGGCCTCGTGCCCGACAACCTCCGTGAGGCGCTTGCCGCGGCCAAGCAGCGCGGTCAACGGGTCAAGTGCCTGTACACCATCCCGAACTTCCACAATCCCGCCGGCGTGACCCTCGCGGTCGACCGCCGCGCCGAGATCGTCGAGATCTGCGCCGAACACGACGTCCTGATCATCGAGGACAACCCGTACGGCCTGCTCGGCTTCGACGGCCAGACCTACCCGTCGCTGCGTTCGATGGCGCCCGAGAACGTCGTGTACCTGGGCTCGTTCTCCAAGACGTTCGCGTCGGGGCTGCGCGTCGGCTGGGTCCTCGCTCCGCACGCCGTGCGCGAGAAGCTCGTGCTCGCCGCCGAGTCGGCCACCCTCTGCCCGCCGACGCTGAACCAGCTCGTGGTGTCGAAGTACCTCGAGACCCACGACTGGAAGGGGCAGATCAAGACCTTCCGCGAGAACTACCGGGAGCGCCGCGACGCGATGCTCTCCGCGCTGGAGCAGCACCTGCCCGCCGGGTGCACGTGGACGCAGCCCGAGGGCGGCTTCTACGTGTGGGTCACGGTGCCCGAAGGGGTCGACACCAAGGCCATGCTGCCCAGGGCGGTGACGGCTCGGGTCGCGTACGCCTCCGGCACCGGCTTCTACGCCGACGGCTTGGGCAGCAGGCAGATGCGCCTGTCGTACTGCTATCCGACACCGGAACGCATCCGGGAGGGCGTCCGCCGGCTCGCCGGGGTGCTGGAGTCCGAAATGGAGCTCATGCGCACCTTCGGTAGCGTGACCACCCGCACCGTGTCGGGTCCGCAGTTCCCGGGCCCCGACACGGCCTGA
- a CDS encoding ParB/RepB/Spo0J family partition protein, translating to MSERRGGLGRGLAALIPTGPVDSAADAGRGDARRPAPAPGDKGWFAANGAVQPVGGEVAGAVYREVPIDAVKRNPKQPRQVFDQDALAELEHSIREFGLMQPIVVRQLGPGEYELVMGERRLRASQQAGLETIPAIVRSTADEAMLRDALLENIHRVQLNPLEEAAAYQQLLDEFGVTHEELASRIGRSRPVITNTIRLLRLPLPVQRRVAAGVLSAGHARALLSLEDADRQEELAARIVAEGLSVRATEEAVTLAKGEAKPKAKKAARKPATMPGVEALADRLSDAFDTKVKVDVGRRKGRIVVEFGSVEDLERIVALMSPKGANRTSETDDR from the coding sequence ATGAGCGAACGCAGAGGGGGGCTCGGCCGCGGCCTGGCCGCCTTGATTCCCACCGGGCCGGTCGACTCGGCCGCTGACGCCGGTCGGGGCGACGCACGTCGCCCGGCGCCGGCGCCGGGCGACAAGGGGTGGTTCGCCGCCAACGGTGCGGTGCAGCCCGTGGGTGGCGAGGTCGCCGGCGCGGTGTACCGCGAGGTTCCCATCGACGCGGTGAAGCGCAACCCCAAGCAGCCGCGTCAGGTGTTCGACCAGGACGCGCTCGCGGAGCTGGAACACTCGATCCGCGAGTTCGGGCTCATGCAGCCCATCGTGGTGCGGCAGCTGGGGCCGGGCGAGTACGAACTCGTCATGGGCGAGCGCCGGTTGCGCGCCTCGCAGCAGGCGGGTCTGGAGACGATCCCGGCGATCGTCCGCAGCACTGCGGACGAGGCGATGCTGCGTGACGCACTGCTGGAGAACATCCACCGGGTGCAGCTGAACCCGCTGGAGGAGGCAGCGGCGTACCAGCAGTTGCTCGACGAGTTCGGCGTGACCCACGAGGAACTCGCGTCCCGGATCGGCCGGAGCCGCCCGGTCATCACGAACACGATCCGGCTGCTGCGTCTGCCGCTCCCCGTGCAGCGGCGCGTGGCGGCCGGTGTGCTCTCGGCAGGACACGCCCGTGCTCTGCTGTCGTTGGAGGACGCCGACCGCCAGGAGGAGCTCGCGGCGCGCATCGTGGCCGAGGGGTTGTCGGTCCGGGCGACCGAGGAGGCCGTCACCCTCGCGAAGGGCGAGGCGAAGCCCAAGGCCAAGAAGGCGGCTCGCAAGCCGGCCACGATGCCGGGCGTCGAGGCCCTCGCCGACCGGCTGTCCGACGCGTTCGACACGAAGGTCAAGGTGGATGTCGGACGCCGTAAGGGCCGGATCGTGGTCGAGTTCGGCTCGGTGGAGGATCTGGAACGGATCGTCGCGCTGATGTCCCCGAAAGGGGCAAATCGGACATCGGAAACCGACGACCGATGA
- the rsmG gene encoding 16S rRNA (guanine(527)-N(7))-methyltransferase RsmG translates to MEPEDLESRTPTAVRTVFGEHAESAAEFVAMLASHGVERGLIGPREVDRLWDRHVLNSAVLAELIPEGARVVDVGSGAGFPGIPLAIARPDLDIVLLEPMARRVEWLTEVVETLALSVSVERGRAEEKVVRRRIDVADVVTARAVAPLARLAQWCLPLVKPSGELLALKGQTAAEEIERDRSAVRKAGGGDPRIVRCGAAVLETPTTVIAIERVESGAPGVARKRGRKKH, encoded by the coding sequence TTGGAGCCTGAAGACCTGGAATCACGGACGCCGACCGCAGTGCGCACCGTGTTCGGTGAGCACGCGGAGTCAGCCGCCGAGTTCGTCGCGATGCTCGCCTCACACGGGGTGGAGCGCGGCCTGATCGGGCCGCGAGAGGTCGATCGCCTCTGGGACCGTCACGTCCTGAACTCCGCTGTGCTCGCCGAGCTCATCCCGGAAGGGGCACGGGTGGTCGACGTAGGCTCCGGTGCCGGCTTCCCGGGAATACCTCTCGCCATCGCGCGACCTGATCTCGATATTGTTCTCCTCGAACCCATGGCTCGCCGGGTGGAGTGGCTCACCGAGGTGGTCGAGACGCTCGCGCTCTCGGTGAGCGTCGAGCGCGGCCGCGCGGAGGAGAAGGTGGTGCGACGCCGGATCGACGTGGCGGACGTCGTCACCGCCCGAGCGGTGGCCCCGCTCGCCAGGCTCGCGCAGTGGTGTCTCCCGCTCGTCAAGCCGTCGGGAGAGCTGCTCGCGCTGAAGGGGCAGACGGCAGCCGAGGAGATCGAGCGCGATCGGTCTGCCGTGCGCAAGGCCGGAGGAGGCGACCCCAGGATCGTGCGCTGCGGCGCGGCCGTTCTGGAGACGCCGACCACCGTCATTGCCATCGAACGGGTGGAGTCGGGCGCGCCCGGAGTTGCGCGGAAACGCGGACGGAAGAAGCACTGA
- the trxB gene encoding thioredoxin-disulfide reductase yields the protein MSEDIRNLIIVGSGPAGYTAAVYAARAQLEPLVFEGTQYGGALMTTTEVENYPGFRSGIQGPDLMEEMREQAKVFGAELRQEDVEELDLTGPVKYVTAHGKRYAARAVVLAMGAAPRYLHVPGEQELLGRGVSSCATCDGFFFRDQDIAVVGGGDSAMEEALFLTKFARNVTIVHRRDEFRASKIMLERARANEKIKWKLNSQVTEVLGDNGKVGGLKLRDTVTGEESTLDVTGFFLAIGHDPRSDLVRGQVELDEDGYVLAKGRGSYTNLDGVFAAGDLVDRTYRQAITAAGSGCAAAIDAERWLAENADVAEANESAELVGGGYAARAN from the coding sequence GTGAGCGAAGACATTCGAAACCTCATCATCGTGGGGTCCGGCCCCGCGGGTTACACGGCCGCGGTGTACGCGGCCCGCGCGCAGCTCGAACCGCTGGTGTTCGAGGGCACGCAGTACGGCGGGGCGCTGATGACCACGACCGAGGTCGAGAACTACCCCGGGTTCCGTTCCGGCATCCAGGGGCCCGACCTCATGGAGGAGATGAGGGAGCAGGCGAAGGTCTTCGGCGCCGAACTGCGGCAGGAGGACGTCGAAGAACTCGACCTGACCGGACCCGTGAAGTACGTCACGGCGCACGGCAAGCGGTACGCGGCACGCGCGGTCGTCCTCGCGATGGGCGCCGCGCCGCGGTACCTGCACGTGCCCGGTGAGCAGGAACTGCTCGGCCGCGGCGTCTCGTCGTGTGCGACCTGCGACGGGTTCTTCTTCCGCGACCAGGACATCGCGGTGGTCGGCGGCGGCGACTCGGCGATGGAGGAGGCGCTCTTCCTCACCAAGTTCGCGCGCAACGTCACGATCGTCCACCGTCGTGACGAGTTCCGTGCCTCGAAGATCATGTTGGAGCGTGCGCGCGCCAACGAGAAGATCAAGTGGAAGCTGAACTCGCAGGTCACCGAGGTGCTCGGCGACAACGGCAAGGTGGGCGGTCTGAAGCTGCGCGACACCGTCACCGGCGAGGAGTCCACCCTGGACGTCACCGGCTTCTTCCTCGCCATCGGCCACGACCCCCGCAGCGATCTCGTGCGCGGACAGGTGGAGCTCGACGAGGACGGCTACGTTCTCGCGAAGGGCCGCGGTTCCTACACCAACCTCGACGGCGTCTTCGCCGCGGGCGACCTGGTGGACCGCACCTACCGCCAGGCCATCACGGCGGCGGGCTCCGGCTGCGCGGCCGCCATCGACGCGGAACGCTGGCTCGCCGAGAACGCCGACGTCGCCGAGGCGAACGAAAGTGCCGAACTCGTGGGCGGCGGCTACGCCGCTCGCGCCAACTGA
- a CDS encoding N-acetylmuramoyl-L-alanine amidase codes for MRVLRRGDTGPEVAEIRSMLSALELLPRSDEANGHGSTFDLAVEHAVRAFQQQRGLITDGVVGPATYRALRGSTYHLGSRPLAYLVSSPVHGDDVFALQERLTELGYDAGRPDGGFGPQTERALKNFQRDYGLVVDGICGPATVRALRQLSPRARGGRPVFLREQEHLRRSGPRLRGKRIVIDPGHGGPDLGVSVAGVNESAVVWDLARRLEGRMKATGMEALISRGPDHSPSELQRAQFANDAGADLFLSLHCDGNRSPRAQGVASFHFGTGNGTTSTVGELLAGYIQRELAARTGLLDCRTHPKTWDIFTRTRCPAVRVEIGYLTNPDDRARMSDPAFRDVVAEGILIAVKRLYLLGENDQPTGTFTFADVLAHELLKTE; via the coding sequence ATGCGGGTACTCCGCCGCGGCGACACCGGACCGGAAGTCGCCGAGATCAGGTCCATGCTGTCGGCGCTGGAACTCCTTCCGCGCAGCGACGAGGCGAACGGACACGGCTCGACCTTCGACCTGGCGGTCGAACACGCCGTTCGCGCCTTCCAGCAGCAACGCGGGCTCATCACGGACGGGGTGGTCGGCCCGGCCACCTACCGGGCGCTACGCGGCTCGACCTACCACCTCGGCAGCAGGCCGCTGGCGTACCTCGTGTCGTCGCCGGTGCACGGGGATGACGTGTTCGCGCTGCAGGAACGGCTGACCGAGCTGGGCTATGACGCCGGGCGACCGGACGGCGGTTTCGGTCCTCAGACCGAACGTGCCCTGAAGAACTTCCAACGCGACTACGGGCTGGTGGTGGACGGCATCTGTGGGCCGGCGACCGTGCGGGCGTTGCGGCAGCTGTCGCCGCGCGCGCGTGGTGGCCGGCCGGTCTTCCTGCGCGAGCAGGAGCATCTGCGCAGGTCCGGCCCGCGCCTCCGCGGCAAGCGGATCGTCATCGACCCGGGGCACGGTGGTCCCGACCTGGGTGTGTCGGTCGCCGGCGTGAACGAGTCGGCCGTCGTCTGGGATCTGGCTCGCCGCCTGGAGGGCCGGATGAAGGCCACCGGCATGGAGGCGCTCATCTCGCGTGGCCCGGACCACAGCCCGTCGGAGCTGCAGCGCGCCCAGTTCGCCAACGACGCCGGTGCGGACCTCTTCCTCTCGCTGCACTGCGACGGCAACCGATCGCCCCGCGCGCAGGGGGTCGCGAGCTTCCACTTCGGCACCGGCAACGGCACGACGTCGACGGTCGGCGAGTTGCTGGCGGGCTACATCCAGCGGGAGCTCGCGGCCCGCACGGGCCTGCTCGACTGCCGCACCCACCCGAAGACGTGGGACATCTTCACGCGCACCCGCTGCCCCGCGGTACGAGTGGAGATCGGCTACCTGACCAACCCCGACGACCGGGCGCGAATGTCGGATCCGGCGTTCCGCGACGTGGTCGCCGAGGGCATCCTCATCGCGGTGAAACGGCTGTACCTGCTGGGGGAGAACGACCAGCCCACGGGCACCTTCACGTTCGCCGACGTCCTGGCCCACGAACTGCTCAAGACCGAGTGA
- the trxA gene encoding thioredoxin — protein MTNTVAVTDSTFADEVLKHDKPVLVDFWATWCGPCKMVAPVLEEIAAEHGDKLRIAKLDTDANPNTARDYQVMSIPTMILFQDGKPVKQIVGAKPKAALLSDLADVLQ, from the coding sequence ATGACGAACACCGTTGCGGTGACCGACTCGACCTTCGCCGACGAGGTCCTCAAGCACGACAAGCCCGTGCTCGTGGACTTCTGGGCGACGTGGTGCGGACCGTGCAAGATGGTCGCGCCGGTGCTGGAGGAGATCGCCGCCGAGCACGGCGACAAGCTCCGGATCGCGAAGCTCGACACCGACGCGAACCCGAACACGGCCAGGGACTACCAGGTCATGTCCATTCCCACCATGATCCTCTTCCAGGACGGCAAGCCGGTGAAGCAGATCGTGGGAGCGAAGCCGAAGGCAGCGCTGCTGTCCGACCTCGCGGACGTGTTGCAGTAA
- a CDS encoding ParA family protein, with the protein MSPSPDAGLGGTPIAEEAVRAARVLHPDADFMPRPVRRRIITVANQKGGVGKTTSTVNLAAGLALHGVRTLVIDLDPQGNASTALDVDHRSGTPSIYELLLGEVSLVDAVQASSQSQDLLCVPATIDLAGAEIELVSMAQRESRLKEALTQEALDALGVDYVFIDCPPSLGLLTVNALVATHEVLIPIQCEYYALEGLGQLLNNIELVQRHLNQSLSVSTILLTMYDGRTKLADQVTQEVRRHFGDVVLKTVIPRSVKVSEAPGYGQTVLAYDPGSRGAMSYVDAAREVAERGSSKGRQR; encoded by the coding sequence ATGAGCCCCTCCCCCGACGCCGGCCTCGGTGGTACGCCGATCGCCGAGGAGGCAGTGCGTGCGGCACGCGTCCTCCACCCCGATGCCGACTTCATGCCGCGTCCGGTGCGGCGACGCATCATCACCGTCGCGAACCAGAAGGGTGGCGTCGGCAAGACGACCAGCACGGTGAACCTCGCGGCGGGGCTCGCGCTTCACGGTGTGCGGACCCTGGTCATCGACCTGGACCCGCAGGGCAACGCCAGCACCGCACTCGACGTCGACCACCGTTCCGGGACCCCGTCGATCTACGAGCTTCTGCTCGGCGAGGTGTCGTTGGTCGACGCGGTGCAGGCGAGCAGCCAGTCGCAGGATCTCCTCTGTGTGCCGGCGACCATCGATCTCGCCGGCGCCGAGATCGAGCTCGTGTCGATGGCGCAGCGCGAGTCGCGGCTGAAGGAGGCGCTGACCCAGGAAGCACTCGACGCGTTGGGGGTCGACTACGTCTTCATCGACTGCCCGCCCTCGCTCGGCCTGCTGACCGTCAACGCTCTGGTGGCGACACACGAGGTGCTCATCCCCATCCAGTGCGAGTACTACGCGCTGGAGGGTCTGGGGCAGCTGCTCAACAACATCGAGCTCGTGCAGCGGCATCTCAACCAGTCTTTGAGCGTCTCCACCATCCTGCTGACGATGTACGACGGGCGGACGAAGTTGGCCGACCAGGTCACTCAGGAGGTCCGTCGGCACTTCGGGGACGTCGTGCTGAAGACGGTGATTCCGCGCAGCGTGAAGGTTTCGGAGGCGCCTGGCTACGGCCAGACGGTGTTGGCGTACGACCCGGGTTCCCGGGGCGCGATGAGTTACGTGGACGCGGCGCGAGAGGTCGCCGAACGTGGATCGAGCAAGGGGCGACAACGATGA